The following are from one region of the bacterium genome:
- a CDS encoding XRE family transcriptional regulator, which translates to MSLSSSLADEIKRRIASGESKYSIAVGSGVDHAVLRRFLCGERDIKLKTADRLAKYLNLELKNR; encoded by the coding sequence ATGAGCCTAAGTAGCAGTCTTGCTGATGAGATAAAGCGACGAATCGCATCTGGTGAATCAAAGTATAGTATTGCCGTTGGCTCGGGTGTCGACCATGCAGTATTGCGTCGCTTCTTATGTGGTGAGCGTGATATAAAACTGAAAACCGCTGATCGACTGGCAAAATACCTCAATCTTGAACTCAAAAATCGG